The nucleotide window AAATCCAGCAGTACGAGAAAGAAATTGGCTTTGATGAACTCGACCCCACCGAGTTTGTGCAAAACCCCGAAGTGCCCAGAGCCGAACAGAACGAGAGTTAAAAAGCTTCAAAACGCTTTCTTCAAAAGAAATCTTGCCCCTGCATTCAGAAAATGCAGGGCTTTTCTGTTTTTCCTTTGCTTTTTCTTTAAACAGCTTTTTCATGCAGGTGCCTAAAGAACCCCTAAAGAATCACGGCAAAAACCATAATTGCAAAAAGACCGTTCCAATCAAGAAAAACATATTTGTCTCCAACTTTCTCTCCTCTGCTGCATTTCAGAATGCGTTGTTAGACTGAAATCTGTAGTGATTCAGCACCCCACTGGTGCTTTGAAGCTGAATCTTGATGCCGCCCCCTCTTACAGACAGGAGACGAAGAACGGTGAACCTGATGCCTGATCCCCACCCACACGTTCTGATCGTTGAAGATGAGAAATCCCTCAGAAACATGCTGCGCAGATTTTTGACCCTCAACGATTATGAGGTGCACTTTGCAGCAGATTTCAACGAAGCCCTCAATTCTCTTTTTGACCACAGCCATTTCGATGTGATTCTGCTTGATGTCAATTTTCCGGGTGGAACCGGGCTGGATTTGCTGCCTTTCATTCAGAAGCACTGCCCGGACACCCCAGTGATCATGGTGTCTGCAGAACACGATGCAGACCTGATCCAGTCCACGCTGGAGCATGGAGCCAGAGAGTTCATCCAGAAACCTTTCAGCCTGGAAGTGTTGCTGGGACGCATGGAACACCACATGCATCAGGCTTCCTGAGCTTTCAGATCAGAAAAAACACGCCCTTCAGAGGCGTGTTTCTTTTTTGATCTTTTCGCAGGGATCTGGACTTCAGAAGAAGTCAATCATCATCTTGAGTTCGTGCGGACTGGTGGCAGCATCAATGGCCGCTTCTCTGGTCATGTGACCATCCTGCACCAGTTTGGCCAGGTGCTGGTCGAAGGTGTGCATGCCAATCTGAGAACCCTCCATCAGGGCGTCCTTGATTTGCTCCAGTTTGTCTTCGTCTTTGACGCACTCCCGGATGGTGGGGGTGCCCACCATCACTTCCAGACCCAGCACCCGACCTCCCCCTTTGCGAGACAGCAAACGCTGGCTGACCACCCCGACCAGGGACTCTGAGAGGCCCATGCGAATCTGGCCGCGCTCGTGGGGCGCAAAGAAGTCGATGATGCGGTTGACGGTGCGGATGGCGTCCAGGGTGTGCAGGGTGCTGAACACCAGGTGTCCGGTCTGGGCAGCAGAAAGCGCAGCTTCCACAGTTTCTTTGTCGCGCATCTCTCCGATCAGGATCACATCCGGGTCCTGACGCATGGCAGCCCGCAAGCCTGCGGCAAAGGTCAGGGTGTCCAGACCCAGTTCTCGCTGGTTGAACGAGGCTTTCTTGTCGCGGTGCAGCACCTCGATGGGGTCTTCCAGGGTCACCACGTTCACGGGGTAATTGGCGTTGATGAAATCCAGCATGCTGGCCAGGGTGGTGGTTTTGCCCGATCCGGTGGGTCCGGTCACCAGCACCAGACCACGGTCCTTGTTGCACAGGTCTGCAAAGGTGGTGGGGTTGAGGCCCAGGTCTTCAAAAGAAGGAATGTCCTTGTTCTGCACCACCCGCATGATCAGTCCCACCGTGCCACGCTGCCAGAAGGCATTCACCCGGAAACGGGCCACCCCGGAAATCCCGTAAGCAAAGTCGGCATCTCTTTTCAGCACGAAGTCCTCCCACATGCCAGGTCGGACCATCATGGCTTTGCAATAGCCTTCAACGGTTTCGGGAAGCAGTTCCTCTTCGCCGATGCGCTCCATGTCTCCATCTATGCGCACCATTGGGCGGGCCTTGGCACGCAGGTGGATGTCGCTTGCCCCGAGAGCAACACACTGGGTCAGAAGTTCCTGAATGGTCTGCATGACTCACAGCATATGCAGCTTTGTCTTACCTGTCACTGACAGGTCTATGCGAAAGCCCGAAAGATCATCCTCCCACCGTGTCAACCCTACCTGAGGGTCTGTGGTTCTGTTTGCAGGGCTTTCATCACATCTGCCCCACCTGAAATTAAAGTGATTTGCCCTGTTCTATATCAGTTTCAGATCAGAATGATTTCAGCTTCAGATCAGAAACAAGTCAATCTGTTTGAAACAAGTCAAAGTGAAACAGGTGCAAATCTACACCTTTATAATTATCATTTCCTTATCATCTTGAGACACTAAGATGATCTCGTCGACACAATCTTCAGCTCGTACATTGCACTTTGCTGCGCAAAGTCCTGGCCTGTTTCAGACATGATGCGCCCACTCAAATTGAGATGTCCCTGAGATGATTTTATTGATATGGCTTGCAAATTTGATGGTCAACCTTTTCAAAAAGCATCAAAAGACCTTTCATTCTCAGGCACATCCATGTTCTGTAAGCAGGACCTTCTTTGCTCCCCACATCCAGCCCCCATCCACACCGTGATTTCAGGAGGACGCTCATGGCACAGAACAAGCAGAATCAGGGCCGCAATTCCAACCCGGAAAACCGTCAAGGCAGAGGGGATTCATCCCAGCACAAGGACATGCAGAACAGCATGCAACAATCCAATC belongs to Deinococcus roseus and includes:
- a CDS encoding response regulator — encoded protein: MPDPHPHVLIVEDEKSLRNMLRRFLTLNDYEVHFAADFNEALNSLFDHSHFDVILLDVNFPGGTGLDLLPFIQKHCPDTPVIMVSAEHDADLIQSTLEHGAREFIQKPFSLEVLLGRMEHHMHQAS
- a CDS encoding type IV pilus twitching motility protein PilT, which gives rise to MQTIQELLTQCVALGASDIHLRAKARPMVRIDGDMERIGEEELLPETVEGYCKAMMVRPGMWEDFVLKRDADFAYGISGVARFRVNAFWQRGTVGLIMRVVQNKDIPSFEDLGLNPTTFADLCNKDRGLVLVTGPTGSGKTTTLASMLDFINANYPVNVVTLEDPIEVLHRDKKASFNQRELGLDTLTFAAGLRAAMRQDPDVILIGEMRDKETVEAALSAAQTGHLVFSTLHTLDAIRTVNRIIDFFAPHERGQIRMGLSESLVGVVSQRLLSRKGGGRVLGLEVMVGTPTIRECVKDEDKLEQIKDALMEGSQIGMHTFDQHLAKLVQDGHMTREAAIDAATSPHELKMMIDFF